In Saccopteryx leptura isolate mSacLep1 chromosome 12, mSacLep1_pri_phased_curated, whole genome shotgun sequence, a genomic segment contains:
- the VSTM2A gene encoding V-set and transmembrane domain-containing protein 2A isoform X4, giving the protein MMGIFLAYVGFVFFSVFCMQQGLSSQAKFTEFPRNVTATEGQNVEMSCAFQSGSASVYLEIQWWFLRGPEDLEPAAEVAGAQVELLPDRDPDNDGTKISTVKVQGNDISHKLQISKVRKKDEGLYECRVTDANYGELQEHKAQAYLKVNANSHARRMQAFEASPMWLQDMKPRKNVSAAAPSSVHGSANQRMPSTSSPQAVAKIPKQSPQSVHAKTFMSTRAKLAS; this is encoded by the exons atGATGGGGATCTTTTTGGCGTATGTTGGAtttgtcttcttttctgttttctgtatgcAGCAAGGGCTTTCTTCTCAAG CTAAATTTACCGAGTTTCCGCGCAACGTGACCGCGACCGAGGGGCAGAATGTGGAGATGTCGTGCGCCTTCCAGAGCGGCTCGGCGTCGGTGTACCTAGAGATCCAGTGGTGGTTCCTGCGCGGTCCCGAGGACCTGGAGCCCGCGGCCGAGGTGGCCGGCGCGCAG GTGGAGCTCCTGCCCGACCGAGACCCGGACAACGACGGGACCAAGATCAGT ACAGTGAAAGTCCAAGGCAATGACATCTCCCACAAGCTTCAGATTTCCAAAGTGAGGAAAAAGGACGAAGGCTTGTACGAGTGCCGGGTGACCGATGCCAATTACGGAGAGCTTCAGGAACACAAGGCGCAGGCCTACCTAAAAGTCAACGCCAACAGCCACGCGCGGAGGATGCAGGCCTTCGAGGCCTCGCCCATGTGGCTGCAGGATATGAAGCCTCGGAAGAACGTGTCCGCGGCCGCCCCCAGCAGCGTCCACGGCTCGGCCAACCAGCGAATGCCCTCCACCTCCAGCCCTCAAGCGGTAGCCAAAATCCCCAAGCAAAGTCCGCAATCAG
- the VSTM2A gene encoding V-set and transmembrane domain-containing protein 2A isoform X6: MMGIFLAYVGFVFFSVFCMQQGLSSQAKFTEFPRNVTATEGQNVEMSCAFQSGSASVYLEIQWWFLRGPEDLEPAAEVAGAQVELLPDRDPDNDGTKISTVKVQGNDISHKLQISKVRKKDEGLYECRVTDANYGELQEHKAQAYLKVNANSHARRMQAFEASPMWLQDMKPRKNVSAAAPSSVHGSANQRMPSTSSPQAVAKIPKQSPQSASPH, encoded by the exons atGATGGGGATCTTTTTGGCGTATGTTGGAtttgtcttcttttctgttttctgtatgcAGCAAGGGCTTTCTTCTCAAG CTAAATTTACCGAGTTTCCGCGCAACGTGACCGCGACCGAGGGGCAGAATGTGGAGATGTCGTGCGCCTTCCAGAGCGGCTCGGCGTCGGTGTACCTAGAGATCCAGTGGTGGTTCCTGCGCGGTCCCGAGGACCTGGAGCCCGCGGCCGAGGTGGCCGGCGCGCAG GTGGAGCTCCTGCCCGACCGAGACCCGGACAACGACGGGACCAAGATCAGT ACAGTGAAAGTCCAAGGCAATGACATCTCCCACAAGCTTCAGATTTCCAAAGTGAGGAAAAAGGACGAAGGCTTGTACGAGTGCCGGGTGACCGATGCCAATTACGGAGAGCTTCAGGAACACAAGGCGCAGGCCTACCTAAAAGTCAACGCCAACAGCCACGCGCGGAGGATGCAGGCCTTCGAGGCCTCGCCCATGTGGCTGCAGGATATGAAGCCTCGGAAGAACGTGTCCGCGGCCGCCCCCAGCAGCGTCCACGGCTCGGCCAACCAGCGAATGCCCTCCACCTCCAGCCCTCAAGCGGTAGCCAAAATCCCCAAGCAAAGTCCGCAATCAG